From the genome of Scytonema hofmannii PCC 7110, one region includes:
- a CDS encoding DUF433 domain-containing protein has protein sequence MDIQSHLRDRQIIHSDLEIMSGTPVFVGTRVPLQTFFDYLEGEAGLAEFLEDFPHLQTQVLIVLEAIAIINAGSGANCTCSFYAKDNLLSKKLSIECNTLKS, from the coding sequence ATGGATATTCAATCGCATTTACGTGACCGACAAATTATTCACTCCGATCTTGAGATTATGAGTGGAACTCCAGTCTTTGTTGGAACGCGAGTTCCATTACAAACTTTTTTTGATTATCTTGAAGGTGAAGCAGGCTTAGCCGAATTTTTAGAAGATTTCCCACATTTGCAGACTCAGGTATTGATAGTATTGGAAGCGATCGCAATCATCAATGCTGGATCGGGAGCGAACTGCACGTGCTCATTCTATGCCAAGGACAATCTGTTGAGCAAGAAACTTTCAATTGAGTGCAATACATTAAAGAGTTAA
- the recR gene encoding recombination mediator RecR, protein MGDKTTVYARPLARLIEQLQRLPGVGPKTAQRLALHIIKRPEAEVEALAHALIEAKKQVGLCSVCFHLSSEPVCEICRNANRDNTTICVVADSRDVIALEKTREYKGKYHVLGGVISPIDGIGPEQLTIQPLVRRVSQQKPHEVILAISPSVEGETTTLYIGHLIKPFTKVTRIAFGLPVGGDLEYADEVTLARALEGRRELD, encoded by the coding sequence ATTGGAGATAAAACTACGGTTTACGCACGCCCCCTAGCACGATTAATTGAGCAATTGCAACGCTTACCCGGAGTGGGTCCAAAAACTGCCCAACGGTTAGCATTGCATATCATAAAAAGACCAGAGGCAGAAGTTGAAGCTTTGGCACATGCTCTCATAGAAGCAAAAAAGCAGGTGGGCTTGTGTTCTGTTTGCTTTCATCTATCTTCTGAACCTGTTTGTGAAATCTGTCGCAACGCAAACCGCGATAATACCACTATCTGTGTCGTGGCTGACTCTCGCGATGTGATTGCCTTAGAAAAAACCCGTGAGTACAAAGGTAAGTATCATGTTTTGGGTGGAGTCATTTCCCCAATCGATGGCATTGGTCCGGAACAGTTGACTATCCAACCTTTAGTGCGACGGGTGAGCCAGCAAAAACCTCATGAGGTCATTTTAGCTATCAGTCCTAGTGTCGAAGGTGAGACAACGACATTGTATATCGGTCATCTCATAAAACCATTTACTAAAGTTACGCGAATTGCTTTTGGGTTACCTGTGGGTGGAGATTTGGAATACGCTGACGAGGTAACTTTGGCAAGAGCCTTGGAAGGACGCCGAGAGTTAGATTAG
- a CDS encoding flavin monoamine oxidase family protein has protein sequence MVLQTIVVGAGLAGLSAAYELVRAGQEVQVFEARERLGGRVHTVQLNAGQYGDLGAEFVDDNHTALINYATEFEIKLDPACQFPDDLYWYVDGMLRNRESFSAEKQTALENLFEKLQLLIEKQHDPQQTLDEWLETNQQPPFAKWIARLSARSLFATDPELIGVGFFAYFNTLGGSGSNMRLRGGSSRLVDALAKVLGERVHTRTPVRRIQQTENNLVSVSIETANGLVEAKASTVIVAIPWSVLRHIPIVAPFTDSQQDAIFHLPYGSLVKTLLQYPYRFWSKPNFGITLLDAEYQVVWEPSFAQMGTERILSCFSGGSRSVELSENAVDRAIATVRTVYPEAPEIVTSRSYDWSADEWSKGAYCYFRPGDLDRFNPHLMQRAGHIFFAGEHTAPVEYRGYMEGAIRSGQRAAQQVLESVR, from the coding sequence ATGGTACTTCAAACCATTGTCGTTGGTGCAGGTTTAGCAGGGCTGAGTGCAGCCTATGAGTTGGTACGTGCTGGTCAGGAAGTTCAAGTTTTTGAAGCACGAGAGCGTCTGGGGGGTCGAGTCCACACAGTACAACTTAATGCCGGACAGTATGGTGATTTAGGTGCTGAGTTTGTCGATGATAACCATACTGCTTTAATAAATTATGCTACAGAGTTCGAGATCAAACTCGATCCAGCCTGCCAATTTCCCGATGACTTGTACTGGTATGTTGATGGAATGCTCAGAAATCGGGAGTCTTTTAGTGCAGAAAAACAAACTGCTTTAGAAAATTTATTTGAAAAGCTTCAACTTCTAATTGAAAAGCAACACGATCCACAGCAAACTCTTGATGAGTGGTTGGAGACAAACCAACAACCGCCCTTTGCCAAATGGATTGCTCGTTTATCGGCGCGATCGCTTTTTGCCACTGACCCAGAGTTGATTGGTGTTGGATTTTTTGCCTACTTTAACACGCTTGGTGGCAGTGGTAGCAATATGCGCCTTCGTGGGGGGAGTTCGCGCTTAGTTGATGCTTTAGCTAAAGTTTTGGGCGAGCGAGTGCATACAAGGACTCCCGTGCGTCGCATTCAACAGACAGAGAATAATCTCGTGAGTGTCAGTATTGAGACAGCAAACGGTTTAGTTGAGGCGAAAGCGAGTACTGTTATAGTAGCGATTCCTTGGAGTGTACTGCGTCATATCCCAATAGTTGCTCCATTTACAGACTCTCAGCAAGACGCCATTTTTCATTTGCCCTACGGTAGTTTGGTGAAGACACTCCTGCAATATCCGTATCGCTTTTGGTCTAAACCTAACTTTGGGATAACATTGCTGGATGCTGAATATCAAGTTGTGTGGGAACCTAGCTTTGCACAAATGGGGACAGAAAGAATTCTTTCCTGTTTCAGTGGAGGTAGTCGAAGTGTAGAGTTATCTGAAAACGCTGTTGACCGTGCGATCGCTACTGTACGTACTGTGTATCCTGAAGCACCTGAAATTGTGACATCTCGTTCCTATGATTGGAGTGCCGATGAATGGTCAAAAGGTGCTTACTGCTACTTTAGACCCGGTGATTTAGATCGCTTTAACCCACACCTGATGCAAAGAGCAGGTCACATTTTCTTTGCAGGAGAGCATACTGCTCCTGTAGAGTATCGCGGTTATATGGAGGGTGCTATCCGCAGCGGTCAACGTGCTGCTCAACAGGTTCTTGAATCTGTGAGATAA
- a CDS encoding histidine triad nucleotide-binding protein: MSETTETIFSKIIRREIPANIVYEDELALAFKDISPQAPVHIIIIPKKPIPKLSDAGSEDAVLLGHLLLTAKRVAEEAGLTNGYRVVINTDADGGQTVYHLHLHILGGRQLTWPPG; encoded by the coding sequence ATGAGTGAAACCACAGAGACAATTTTCAGCAAAATCATTAGGCGGGAAATTCCAGCCAATATAGTTTATGAAGATGAATTGGCGCTTGCCTTCAAAGATATTAGCCCCCAAGCCCCCGTTCATATTATCATCATTCCTAAAAAACCAATACCCAAATTATCTGATGCGGGTTCTGAAGATGCTGTCCTTCTAGGACATCTATTATTAACTGCTAAACGTGTTGCTGAAGAAGCTGGGCTTACTAATGGATACCGTGTTGTTATAAATACGGATGCTGATGGCGGTCAAACCGTTTACCACCTACATTTACATATCCTAGGTGGACGACAGTTGACATGGCCTCCCGGTTAA
- a CDS encoding VOC family protein — translation MMQGKTLRVARPTDNLELVLKFYTDGLGLEILYSFKNHDEFDGVMLGIPGAAYHFEFTHHHGHSVGRAPTEDNLIVFYFQDRQEWQQAIERMKINGYEPVKSYNPYWDRNGATFEDPDGYRVVLQNDSWDL, via the coding sequence ATGATGCAAGGAAAAACTTTGCGTGTTGCTCGCCCAACCGATAACCTTGAACTAGTACTGAAATTTTATACAGATGGTTTGGGATTAGAAATTCTATACTCCTTTAAAAACCATGATGAATTCGATGGTGTCATGCTTGGAATCCCAGGGGCAGCATATCACTTTGAGTTTACCCATCATCACGGACACTCTGTTGGTCGTGCTCCTACTGAAGATAATTTAATTGTTTTTTACTTTCAAGATCGACAAGAATGGCAGCAAGCGATTGAGAGAATGAAGATCAATGGATATGAACCTGTAAAATCCTATAACCCATACTGGGATAGGAACGGAGCGACATTTGAAGATCCTGATGGTTACCGCGTGGTTTTACAAAATGATTCTTGGGATCTGTAA
- a CDS encoding isochorismatase family protein, producing MPLVLTSSMETEFQGLLLEDLQTIAPEEYAQRVKRPGIVDCWEYEEYKQAVEETGKKKLIMAGLTNDVCIVYPAISAVEDGYEVQVVVDAGGSPTTLADETALRRMSSHGVTLTTTNQVMAELAVSWSHDFGKTIQTIMYQEILSKLI from the coding sequence ATGCCACTTGTTTTAACTAGCAGTATGGAAACCGAGTTTCAAGGTTTATTGCTTGAAGATTTACAAACCATTGCGCCGGAGGAATACGCGCAGAGAGTCAAACGTCCTGGTATCGTGGATTGTTGGGAATATGAAGAATACAAACAAGCGGTTGAGGAGACGGGTAAGAAGAAGTTGATTATGGCAGGGTTAACCAATGACGTTTGCATCGTATATCCAGCAATCAGTGCCGTTGAAGATGGGTACGAAGTTCAAGTTGTAGTTGACGCAGGTGGATCGCCGACGACGCTTGCCGATGAAACTGCTTTGCGGAGAATGTCGAGTCATGGTGTCACTCTCACTACAACAAATCAAGTTATGGCAGAGCTAGCAGTATCGTGGTCACATGATTTTGGGAAAACGATCCAGACAATTATGTACCAAGAAATTCTTTCAAAATTGATATGA
- a CDS encoding HPF/RaiA family ribosome-associated protein — protein sequence MKVAPEITYRNVDKTNALDNLVNEKVGKLEQVCSYISSCHIAIEKIHDRPRSGSPFRVRIDMTVPPGHELVAESNPTDDNQYAPVEAVIRDAFKAAVTQLKKLNERQQESDKSQTHTDAEETTALVTKLFREDGYGFIRALDGQEIYFHRNSVLNDDFDRIEIGTGVRFSMVMGEEGPQASTMQIVDKPGANAGKSDQALIEPPLGY from the coding sequence ATGAAAGTAGCACCAGAGATTACTTATCGCAATGTCGATAAAACAAATGCTCTTGACAATTTAGTCAACGAAAAAGTTGGCAAGTTGGAGCAGGTTTGCAGTTACATTAGTAGCTGCCATATCGCAATTGAAAAGATTCACGATCGCCCTCGTAGTGGTTCTCCTTTCCGAGTGCGAATCGATATGACCGTACCACCCGGTCATGAACTTGTGGCAGAAAGTAATCCCACAGATGACAACCAATACGCGCCTGTAGAGGCGGTAATTCGAGATGCTTTTAAAGCGGCTGTCACTCAGTTGAAAAAACTCAACGAACGGCAGCAAGAGAGTGATAAATCTCAAACTCACACAGATGCGGAGGAAACAACAGCACTTGTGACCAAATTATTTCGTGAGGATGGGTACGGCTTTATTAGAGCCTTAGATGGTCAAGAAATTTACTTCCATCGCAACAGTGTTCTCAATGATGACTTTGACCGTATAGAAATAGGTACGGGTGTTCGTTTCTCTATGGTTATGGGTGAAGAGGGGCCCCAAGCCTCTACAATGCAGATTGTGGACAAGCCTGGAGCGAATGCTGGCAAGTCAGATCAAGCCCTAATTGAGCCGCCATTAGGCTATTAA
- a CDS encoding tetratricopeptide repeat-containing serine protease family protein, with amino-acid sequence MSLNSYRFNNLPKFLAGTGVVAAIAIGQPSVVFAKSAPEINQIAERTAVQINNNQGSTGGTGVIIAKQGNTYTVLTANHVVCDAIPDRNPVICRDDVTYTIRTSTGKEYPLKRAQRLQKNNSDADLAVITFESDRAYPVATIGDSEQAVTGSQIYVFGYPASDGRSGAQRESEFSPGFVTSRPDSRPQGYSLRYNAVTQRGMSGGPVFDSEGRVVGIHGQGGKDGELESRDGTTVSIKSGWNAAIPINMFMAQKSQVGLSGSSLTVDNRPTEEKPAQIKNPSNARDYYALGSVRDEQGDSRGALEAYTQAVRRNPEKSEAFLAYFNQGNIRFQQGDYQGALEDYTAAIQKKPDAAIAYNNRAVARIKQGNYQGAVEDWTQASQRGAGDASLYYNRGVAYSRIGNQQAAITDYNKALQIDRKYALAYNSRGNILADTGDKVKALEDYNQAIKVNPGFADAYNNRAILRAASGDRTGAIEDLQKAAQLLMEQGKTAQYQQVMENLKRLQR; translated from the coding sequence ATGAGTTTAAATTCTTATAGATTTAACAACCTTCCCAAATTTTTGGCAGGTACGGGAGTAGTTGCAGCAATTGCGATCGGCCAACCTAGTGTTGTCTTTGCCAAAAGTGCTCCAGAAATTAACCAAATTGCTGAACGGACAGCAGTGCAAATTAACAACAACCAAGGTTCTACAGGTGGAACGGGAGTTATTATTGCCAAACAAGGTAATACTTACACTGTTTTAACTGCTAATCATGTAGTCTGCGATGCAATTCCAGATCGGAATCCCGTTATTTGCCGAGATGATGTGACTTACACTATTCGCACGAGTACGGGAAAAGAATATCCTTTAAAGCGGGCGCAACGTTTACAGAAAAATAACAGTGACGCAGATTTAGCAGTCATTACTTTTGAGAGCGATCGCGCTTACCCAGTTGCTACCATTGGTGATTCCGAGCAAGCAGTGACAGGTTCACAAATTTACGTTTTTGGCTATCCCGCCTCTGATGGACGTTCGGGTGCTCAAAGAGAATCGGAGTTTTCACCAGGTTTTGTGACAAGTCGTCCCGATAGTCGTCCCCAGGGCTACTCCTTGCGCTATAATGCTGTAACGCAAAGGGGCATGAGTGGTGGTCCTGTATTTGATAGCGAGGGGAGAGTTGTTGGTATTCACGGTCAGGGCGGTAAGGATGGTGAGCTTGAAAGTCGCGATGGAACTACGGTATCGATAAAATCAGGATGGAATGCAGCTATTCCGATTAATATGTTTATGGCTCAGAAGTCTCAAGTGGGACTGAGTGGCTCAAGTTTGACGGTAGATAATCGTCCTACAGAGGAGAAGCCAGCACAAATCAAAAATCCTAGCAATGCTAGAGACTACTACGCACTGGGGTCTGTTCGTGACGAGCAGGGAGACTCTAGGGGAGCACTTGAAGCTTACACCCAAGCAGTACGACGCAATCCTGAGAAGAGCGAAGCTTTTTTAGCTTACTTTAACCAAGGCAATATCCGCTTTCAACAGGGAGACTATCAGGGAGCGCTAGAAGATTACACTGCAGCGATTCAGAAAAAACCTGATGCAGCGATCGCCTACAACAATCGGGCTGTTGCTCGCATTAAGCAAGGAAATTACCAAGGAGCGGTGGAAGATTGGACTCAAGCCTCACAACGTGGTGCTGGCGATGCCAGTCTATACTATAATCGGGGTGTTGCTTACTCTAGAATTGGCAATCAACAGGCTGCGATCACGGATTACAATAAGGCGTTGCAAATCGACCGTAAATATGCTCTTGCTTACAACTCTAGAGGAAATATTCTTGCTGACACGGGAGATAAAGTCAAAGCTCTTGAGGATTACAATCAAGCTATTAAAGTCAATCCTGGTTTTGCCGATGCTTATAATAACAGAGCTATTCTTCGCGCTGCTTCTGGAGATAGAACTGGAGCGATTGAGGACTTGCAAAAAGCTGCACAACTGTTAATGGAGCAGGGGAAAACGGCTCAGTACCAGCAAGTCATGGAAAACCTCAAACGGCTTCAACGTTAA
- a CDS encoding phosphoribosyltransferase has product MRFKDRTQAGQFLAKELAAYANRPDTLVLGIPRGGVPVAFEIAKTLNTPLDIFVVRKLGVPDQRELAMGAIASGGVRVLNEDIVRSLHISEVEIDQVTEKEQQELERREHLYRGDRPFPQLHEQTVILVDDGLATGATMRASVVALQKYKPAKTVIAVPVSALETRDEFAAKVDEIICGLTPSPFYSVGLWYEDFPQTTDEEVRNLLDRAANRELLMANG; this is encoded by the coding sequence ATGCGATTTAAAGACAGAACACAAGCAGGTCAATTTTTGGCGAAAGAATTGGCCGCTTATGCTAACCGTCCAGATACCTTGGTGTTAGGGATTCCGCGTGGAGGTGTACCTGTCGCTTTTGAAATAGCCAAAACCTTAAACACTCCCCTAGATATTTTTGTAGTACGCAAACTGGGTGTACCAGACCAAAGAGAACTGGCAATGGGAGCAATCGCTTCTGGTGGGGTACGGGTCTTAAATGAAGATATTGTGCGATCGCTACACATATCCGAAGTAGAAATAGACCAAGTCACAGAAAAAGAACAGCAAGAACTAGAGCGACGCGAACACCTTTATCGAGGCGATCGTCCTTTTCCACAACTGCACGAACAGACTGTGATCTTGGTGGATGATGGTTTAGCGACAGGTGCTACAATGCGTGCATCTGTTGTAGCATTGCAAAAATACAAGCCTGCCAAAACAGTTATTGCTGTACCTGTATCCGCCCTTGAAACTCGCGACGAGTTTGCAGCCAAAGTAGATGAAATAATCTGTGGATTAACTCCAAGCCCCTTCTACAGTGTTGGTTTGTGGTACGAGGATTTTCCGCAAACAACGGATGAAGAAGTTCGTAACCTCTTAGATCGGGCTGCAAACAGAGAATTGCTAATGGCTAATGGCTAA